The proteins below are encoded in one region of Peromyscus leucopus breed LL Stock unplaced genomic scaffold, UCI_PerLeu_2.1 scaffold_1192, whole genome shotgun sequence:
- the LOC114686885 gene encoding zinc finger protein 431-like isoform X1 encodes MVETYRNLTAIGYKWEDNIEEHCQSFRRHGRYERNHTTEKPSECTQCVKALESFMRHSHLERHKRTHTGEKPYECNHCGKAFMHDSHLQRHKRIHTGEKPYECNQCSKAFSCQSYVQSHKRTHTAEKPYECNHCGKAFSCQRYLQIHKRTHTGEKPYECNQCGKVFAQYSHLQRHKRTHTGEKPYECNQCGKAFSCHSHLQRHKRTHTGEKPYECNQCGKAFAQYSHLQSHERTHTGEKPYECNQCGKDFAQYSHLQSHERTHTGEKPYECNQCGKVFAQYSHLQSHERTHTGEKPYECNHCGKAFMHDSHLQRHKRIHTGEKPYECNQCSKAFSCQSYVQSHKRTHTAEKPYECNHCGKAFSCQRYLQIHKRTHTGEKPYECNQCGKVFAQYSHLQRHKRTHTGEKPYECNQCGKAFSCHSHLQRHKRTHTGEKPYECNQCGKAFAQYSHLQSHERTHTGEKPYECNQCGKDFAQYSHLQSHERTHTGEKPYECNQCGKVFAQYSHLQSHERTHTGEKSY; translated from the exons atggtGGAAACTTACAGAAACCTCACTGCTATAG GCTACAAGTGGGAAGATAATATTGAAGAGCACTGTCAAAGTTTTCGAAGACATGGAAG GTATGAAAGAAATCAtactacagagaaaccttctgaatGTACTCAATGTGTTAAAGCCCTTGAAT cctttatGCGTCACAGTCATCTTGAAAGgcacaaaagaacacatacaggagaaaaaccctatgaatgtaatcactgtggtaaagcctttatgcatgacagtcatcttcaaaggcacaaaagaatacatactggagagaaaccctatgaatgtaatcagtgtagTAAAGCCTTTTCATGTCAGAGTTATGTTCAAagtcataaaagaacacatactgcagagaaaccctatgaatgtaatcattgtggtaaagccttttcatgTCAGAGATAtcttcaaattcataaaagaacacatactggagagaaaccctatgaatgtaatcagtgtggtaaagtaTTTGCACAatacagtcatcttcaaaggcacaaaagaacacatactggagagaaaccttatgaatgtaatcagtgtggtaaagccttttcatgtcacagtcatcttcaaaggcataaaagaacacatactggagagaaaccctatgaatgtaatcagtgtggtaaagcctttgcacaatacagtcatcttcaaagtcatgaaagaacacatactggagagaaaccctatgaatgtaatcagtgtggtaaagacTTTGCACAATacagtcatcttcaaagtcatgaaagaacacatactggagagaaaccctatgaatgtaatcagtgtggtaaagtgtttgcacaatacagtcatcttcaaagtcatgaaagaacac atactggagaaaaaccctatgaatgtaatcactgtggtaaagcctttatgcatgacagtcatcttcaaaggcacaaaagaatacatactggagagaaaccctatgaatgtaatcagtgtagTAAAGCCTTTTCATGTCAGAGTTATGTTCAAagtcataaaagaacacatactgcagagaaaccctatgaatgtaatcattgtggtaaagccttttcatgTCAGAGATAtcttcaaattcataaaagaacacatactggagagaaaccctatgaatgtaatcagtgtggtaaagtaTTTGCACAatacagtcatcttcaaaggcacaaaagaacacatactggagagaaaccttatgaatgtaatcagtgtggtaaagccttttcatgtcacagtcatcttcaaaggcataaaagaacacatactggagagaaaccctatgaatgtaatcagtgtggtaaagcctttgcacaatacagtcatcttcaaagtcatgaaagaacacatactggagagaaaccctatgaatgtaatcagtgtggtaaagacTTTGCACAATacagtcatcttcaaagtcatgaaagaacacatactggagagaaaccctatgaatgtaatcagtgtggtaaagtgtttgcacaatacagtcatcttcaaagtcatgaaagaacacatactggagagaaatcctATTAA
- the LOC114686885 gene encoding zinc finger protein 431-like isoform X2, producing MVETYRNLTAIGYKWEDNIEEHCQSFRRHGRHERTHTGHTPYEYNQYVKAFECPSHPQRHKRTHTGEKLYDGKQCGKAFSCQSYLQSHKRTHTGEKTYKCNHCGKAFMRHSHLERHKRTHTGEKPYECNHCGKAFMHDSHLQRHKRIHTGEKPYECNQCSKAFSCQSYVQSHKRTHTAEKPYECNHCGKAFSCQRYLQIHKRTHTGEKPYECNQCGKVFAQYSHLQRHKRTHTGEKPYECNQCGKAFSCHSHLQRHKRTHTGEKPYECNQCGKAFAQYSHLQSHERTHTGEKPYECNQCGKDFAQYSHLQSHERTHTGEKPYECNQCGKVFAQYSHLQSHERTHTGEKSY from the exons atggtGGAAACTTACAGAAACCTCACTGCTATAG GCTACAAGTGGGAAGATAATATTGAAGAGCACTGTCAAAGTTTTCGAAGACATGGAAG A catgaaagaacacatactggacaTACACCATATGAATATAATCAATATGTTAAAGCCTTTGAATGTCCCAGTCATCCACAAAGgcacaaaagaacacatactggagagaaactctatgATGGTAaacagtgtggtaaagccttttcatgTCAGAGTTATCTTCAAagtcataaaagaacacatactggagagaaaaccTATAAATGTAATcactgtggtaaagcctttatGCGTCACAGTCATCTTGAAAGgcacaaaagaacacatacaggagaaaaaccctatgaatgtaatcactgtggtaaagcctttatgcatgacagtcatcttcaaaggcacaaaagaatacatactggagagaaaccctatgaatgtaatcagtgtagTAAAGCCTTTTCATGTCAGAGTTATGTTCAAagtcataaaagaacacatactgcagagaaaccctatgaatgtaatcattgtggtaaagccttttcatgTCAGAGATAtcttcaaattcataaaagaacacatactggagagaaaccctatgaatgtaatcagtgtggtaaagtaTTTGCACAatacagtcatcttcaaaggcacaaaagaacacatactggagagaaaccttatgaatgtaatcagtgtggtaaagccttttcatgtcacagtcatcttcaaaggcataaaagaacacatactggagagaaaccctatgaatgtaatcagtgtggtaaagcctttgcacaatacagtcatcttcaaagtcatgaaagaacacatactggagagaaaccctatgaatgtaatcagtgtggtaaagacTTTGCACAATacagtcatcttcaaagtcatgaaagaacacatactggagagaaaccctatgaatgtaatcagtgtggtaaagtgtttgcacaatacagtcatcttcaaagtcatgaaagaacacatactggagagaaatcctATTAA